The Nitrospirota bacterium genome contains a region encoding:
- a CDS encoding radical SAM protein: METKLKRYRTITRTAIKAFILNRHRTVCPMLWDSVFIDQCGNVFTCCHYLPGILGNIYSQNLSEIWTKDTRLRLYRWMSLNRCLHCFNECTLLSDSQKASTVSSLNSLRYPKKIRILFGEFCNISCIMCDQEHRSKVVIDNDMIKRNVDFSLIEDIDFQGGEILAMKNAREMYLWLTKELNKKVNLITNGILINDDWADHLVRGSNWIQISVNASTKETHEIVNKNSNFTRVIDNIKKLIHLKNQYGLDVKIVYKFTIVSENIQEISEAIALADYLGCDQIAFGYDTSIPHILQDNKSIKEAIKTNISLLKSSKLKVDIERKRLEQLGLL; the protein is encoded by the coding sequence GGACCATTACCAGGACAGCAATTAAGGCTTTCATACTTAACCGGCATAGAACAGTTTGCCCCATGCTGTGGGACAGTGTATTTATTGATCAATGTGGAAACGTGTTTACCTGCTGTCATTATCTGCCGGGGATACTGGGAAATATCTACAGTCAGAATTTATCTGAGATATGGACGAAAGATACACGGCTAAGACTGTACCGTTGGATGTCTCTTAACAGATGCCTGCATTGCTTTAATGAATGCACCCTCCTTTCCGACAGCCAAAAGGCAAGTACCGTTTCATCTCTTAACTCCCTCAGGTATCCAAAAAAGATACGTATACTCTTCGGGGAGTTTTGCAATATTAGTTGCATTATGTGTGATCAGGAGCATCGTTCAAAGGTTGTAATTGATAACGATATGATCAAAAGGAACGTTGATTTTTCCCTTATTGAAGACATTGATTTTCAGGGGGGGGAGATTCTTGCAATGAAAAATGCACGGGAGATGTATCTCTGGCTGACAAAAGAATTAAATAAAAAAGTAAACCTGATTACCAACGGAATATTGATTAATGATGACTGGGCAGACCACCTGGTGAGAGGTTCGAATTGGATCCAAATATCTGTCAACGCATCTACAAAGGAAACACATGAAATAGTCAATAAGAACTCAAATTTCACGAGGGTTATTGATAATATAAAAAAGCTGATACACTTAAAGAATCAGTATGGGTTAGATGTAAAGATCGTATATAAATTCACCATTGTGTCAGAAAATATCCAGGAAATTAGTGAGGCAATAGCATTGGCAGATTATTTAGGGTGCGATCAGATTGCCTTTGGCTATGATACATCTATACCTCACATCCTTCAAGATAATAAGTCAATTAAAGAGGCCATAAAAACCAATATTTCTTTGTTAAAAAGCAGTAAATTGAAAGTGGACATAGAAAGAAAAAGACTAGAACAGTTAGGGTTACTATAA
- a CDS encoding glycosyltransferase family 4 protein, with protein sequence MKIAITCPHYWPYRRRGSAAYIYNLSKYLAEAGHTVDVITGKPGKTKVVTNGRITIHYLRYLLNPLLNRFNIDRVHMFTANCFFHFLANEYDVIHCMYHPDGFTLSHLRKIKKLRFVQLVPTVPFEFHWKHSPIDPYMFEKAVRGADMCIAPSHYAQDYMMNNNNLKCELVPCGVDMEHFRPCSKKDMNVPRILCTAALHDERKRIPLLLKAFEMLLKEGRPVILQLAAETTRDTNRYLCSLVSQDVLKSVQILPKVTYKELPEYYSAASATVLSSVSETFGMAMIESLACGTPVVGTNSGAIPEIINSPNIGNLFDNDDDVSVSVLNLYNALKSTLDLAEKPETEKLCRQHASQYDWKKVVKQMISLYERAVSGTS encoded by the coding sequence GTGAAAATTGCCATAACATGTCCTCATTACTGGCCTTACCGTCGCAGGGGCAGCGCTGCTTACATTTACAATCTGTCAAAATACCTGGCAGAGGCTGGTCATACGGTTGATGTGATAACAGGTAAGCCGGGAAAGACGAAAGTTGTTACTAATGGTCGTATAACAATTCATTATCTTCGCTACCTGTTAAATCCTTTGCTTAACCGTTTCAATATTGATCGGGTCCATATGTTTACTGCAAACTGTTTTTTCCATTTTCTTGCAAATGAATATGATGTGATTCACTGCATGTATCATCCGGATGGTTTTACATTAAGTCACCTCCGTAAGATTAAGAAGCTGAGGTTTGTGCAACTTGTTCCAACGGTGCCCTTTGAATTTCACTGGAAGCATTCACCGATAGATCCTTACATGTTTGAAAAGGCAGTAAGGGGAGCAGATATGTGTATCGCTCCGAGTCACTATGCACAGGATTACATGATGAACAATAACAACCTTAAGTGTGAACTTGTACCATGTGGCGTAGATATGGAGCATTTTCGCCCCTGCAGTAAAAAGGATATGAATGTTCCTCGGATACTCTGTACGGCTGCACTTCACGACGAGAGAAAAAGAATTCCCCTGCTCCTTAAGGCCTTCGAAATGCTTTTGAAAGAAGGAAGGCCTGTCATATTACAACTTGCAGCTGAAACAACTCGGGATACGAACAGATACTTATGTTCCCTCGTCAGCCAGGATGTCTTAAAGTCGGTTCAAATACTTCCTAAAGTGACGTATAAGGAATTGCCTGAGTATTACAGCGCCGCCTCAGCTACGGTGCTTTCATCCGTGAGTGAGACGTTCGGAATGGCCATGATAGAGTCTTTGGCATGCGGTACACCTGTTGTTGGGACCAATAGTGGAGCTATTCCTGAGATTATCAATAGTCCCAACATAGGAAATCTCTTTGATAATGATGATGATGTATCCGTGAGTGTCCTGAATCTATATAATGCCCTCAAAAGCACGTTAGACCTTGCAGAAAAACCGGAAACAGAGAAGCTTTGCCGGCAACATGCAAGTCAGTATGACTGGAAAAAGGTTGTAAAACAAATGATATCGCTTTATGAGAGGGCAGTGTCAGGCACCTCATGA
- a CDS encoding glycosyltransferase yields MKNVAYMLDGFPVLSETFIIQEILELKKRGLNIIIFAREGFSDIANNSLSHHESQCLLKETCYLNPYSIVMKKRLIHFLIFIRHPIRYLKTFYFSYFEGGETFIAFKSVPLYIREMKKENVHHIHAHFARRACTFSMLISMITGIPFSFTAHAHDIYDSDAMDISNHILASQFVITCTAHNKSYLLGKYGKHASGKVYTNYHGVDTNRLKPAGKRIAQEEGDVGISILSIGRLVEKKGFPYLIQALSQLKKSLDTPFTVNIIGDGPEKDYLYRMVKEYNLSDNIFLRGALLFEDIRRFYTEADFFVLPCIIAKDGDRDGIPNVILEAMSAGLPVISTKVSGIPEVITDGVDGILVSPQDSSALADSIKRLSQDQELRLTMGCNARKKMTDRFNKEKHIDELMAYFTGQT; encoded by the coding sequence ATGAAAAATGTTGCATACATGCTGGACGGATTTCCCGTTTTATCGGAGACATTTATTATTCAGGAAATCCTTGAACTGAAAAAGCGTGGATTAAATATTATTATTTTTGCTAGAGAGGGATTTAGTGACATTGCTAATAATTCACTCTCACATCATGAGAGTCAGTGTCTTTTAAAGGAAACTTGCTATCTCAATCCCTATTCAATTGTTATGAAAAAAAGATTGATACACTTTCTTATCTTTATCAGACATCCCATTCGATATCTGAAGACATTTTATTTTTCTTATTTTGAAGGCGGGGAGACCTTCATCGCCTTCAAATCAGTCCCGTTGTATATCAGAGAAATGAAAAAAGAGAATGTTCATCACATCCACGCACATTTTGCCCGAAGAGCCTGTACGTTTTCCATGCTAATATCTATGATTACCGGTATCCCTTTCAGTTTTACAGCACATGCACACGATATTTATGATTCTGATGCAATGGATATATCAAACCACATACTTGCCTCACAATTTGTGATTACCTGTACAGCCCATAATAAGAGTTATCTGTTGGGGAAATATGGCAAACACGCCTCTGGGAAGGTTTATACTAATTATCACGGTGTTGATACCAATCGTCTTAAGCCAGCTGGAAAAAGGATAGCACAAGAAGAAGGAGATGTTGGAATATCAATTCTCTCTATTGGGAGACTTGTCGAAAAGAAAGGCTTCCCCTATCTGATACAGGCACTTTCACAGCTCAAAAAATCTCTCGACACTCCATTTACTGTCAATATTATAGGGGATGGTCCTGAGAAAGATTATTTGTACCGAATGGTTAAAGAATACAATTTAAGTGATAACATATTCTTAAGAGGCGCCCTGCTATTTGAAGATATCAGGAGATTCTATACAGAGGCTGATTTCTTTGTATTGCCATGTATCATAGCTAAAGATGGGGACCGGGACGGTATACCGAATGTCATCCTTGAAGCAATGTCAGCCGGCTTACCGGTTATTTCGACAAAAGTATCAGGCATTCCGGAAGTTATAACAGACGGCGTAGACGGCATTTTAGTGTCTCCGCAAGACAGCTCTGCGCTTGCAGATTCTATAAAAAGACTGTCGCAAGACCAGGAGCTTCGGCTTACAATGGGCTGCAATGCGAGAAAGAAGATGACAGATCGCTTTAATAAAGAGAAACATATTGATGAACTAATGGCATATTTCACAGGGCAAACATGA
- a CDS encoding SGNH/GDSL hydrolase family protein codes for MKIRQKFIVTIGLLLIAAGILFNEWFLAALFSADGVIASSHRIIIWIVDVGLVSAGILLIIFKRSLTKEKVLIITGLLIVLAGVILGEMFIPVVMGTLMSAQNRLLLRIVEIYVIVAGFMVILYRKTIDLKGVLLFAMSSLFCFILFLGFDYYSYYSRMIKMRSGVSEFLAKSPLERLYIEDDKLGWKLRADARATYLSSEKYDVLYETDEKGFRKINNSTGKPRFSIYFFGDSFTFGDGVNNGTTFSSVIKDRYLKKEVNVYNAGVNGYGIVQMFQRFIIIKDQIQPGDLVIFTPIANDIKRNLTDYTMPYFTKFTNIMLVDKFPFFDHGVITSRKMEDNFYNKLKLAAISAPFTGNYFKFVRNKFIPDTTRESQEMIQIIEREIKLKGGRFVLFFLPETKECLHRKYTVDISGFNYIDIMHFFPSEEDELNKIRLSADDGHYNKRGHEIAARAIIETLVKDRIIDERYVIQN; via the coding sequence ATGAAAATCAGGCAAAAGTTCATCGTTACTATTGGTCTGCTTCTCATTGCAGCGGGTATTCTGTTTAATGAGTGGTTCCTTGCCGCTTTGTTCAGTGCAGACGGGGTTATCGCCAGTTCTCACAGAATTATTATATGGATTGTTGATGTGGGTTTAGTCAGTGCCGGCATATTGTTAATTATTTTTAAACGGTCTCTGACAAAGGAAAAGGTGCTAATAATTACAGGTTTATTAATTGTTCTCGCAGGCGTTATTCTCGGTGAAATGTTTATTCCTGTTGTAATGGGCACTCTCATGAGCGCCCAGAACAGGCTTCTTCTGAGAATTGTAGAAATTTATGTTATTGTGGCAGGATTCATGGTCATTCTCTATCGTAAGACTATAGATCTCAAAGGCGTGTTGTTGTTTGCGATGTCGAGTCTGTTCTGCTTTATCCTTTTTTTGGGGTTCGATTACTATAGTTATTATTCCCGCATGATCAAGATGCGATCTGGTGTGTCTGAATTTTTAGCTAAAAGTCCTTTAGAACGTCTCTATATTGAGGATGATAAGCTCGGGTGGAAATTAAGGGCAGATGCACGTGCAACATATTTATCCAGTGAGAAATATGATGTCCTTTATGAAACGGATGAAAAGGGATTCAGGAAAATCAACAATTCAACGGGGAAACCCAGATTCAGTATTTACTTTTTTGGAGATTCTTTTACATTTGGTGATGGGGTGAATAATGGAACCACATTCTCGAGTGTCATTAAAGATAGGTATCTTAAAAAAGAGGTTAATGTCTACAATGCCGGAGTCAATGGATATGGAATCGTACAGATGTTTCAACGATTTATAATCATCAAAGATCAAATTCAACCTGGTGATCTGGTCATATTTACTCCAATTGCCAATGATATTAAGAGAAACCTTACAGATTATACAATGCCTTATTTTACTAAATTTACAAATATTATGCTGGTGGATAAATTCCCCTTTTTTGACCATGGAGTGATAACCTCTCGTAAAATGGAAGATAATTTTTATAACAAATTGAAGCTGGCGGCTATCAGCGCCCCATTCACCGGCAATTATTTTAAGTTTGTGCGTAATAAATTTATTCCTGACACGACAAGGGAGTCACAGGAAATGATTCAGATTATTGAAAGGGAGATAAAGCTGAAGGGGGGGAGGTTTGTCCTTTTCTTTCTGCCGGAAACGAAAGAGTGTTTACATAGAAAATATACCGTAGATATCTCCGGTTTCAACTATATAGACATCATGCACTTCTTCCCATCGGAAGAAGACGAACTGAATAAAATACGATTAAGCGCGGATGACGGTCATTATAATAAAAGAGGTCATGAGATTGCCGCAAGGGCGATTATTGAGACATTGGTGAAAGATCGGATTATCGATGAACGATACGTAATACAAAATTGA
- a CDS encoding NAD-dependent epimerase/dehydratase family protein codes for MKVLVTGGCGFLGSHVCETFLREGWEVVSYDNMTKHELNRTGFQTDEVREYNASILQDMGVKIVKADIRNREQLLDYTSGCRFIAHTAAQPAMTISWEDPELDFTTNVLGTFNVLMSAREHQIPIASCSSVHVYGPWINDTLMEDETRFTRVPLDIREDDLIMNGGRNGLISPLHASKASAEHYVKAFADMYGIKAATFRYTGIYGPRQFGGEDHGWVANFCIRNVMGWPVTIFGNGKQLRDILYASDAAEAFLAYQRNPVPGTYNIGGGQRHMISLLECIKLIDKLSGHRSEVRLGPKRTGDLSYFVCNVERVRKTLNWQPKILPEEGVGHLISWIKENAHLFSDSSRKKDERIKQ; via the coding sequence ATGAAAGTACTTGTAACAGGTGGATGTGGTTTTCTGGGATCGCACGTATGTGAGACCTTCCTAAGGGAAGGTTGGGAGGTCGTATCTTACGACAATATGACGAAGCATGAACTCAATCGCACCGGCTTCCAAACAGATGAGGTGAGAGAATACAATGCCAGTATACTGCAAGACATGGGTGTTAAAATCGTAAAAGCGGATATCAGGAATCGTGAGCAGCTTCTGGACTATACATCTGGGTGCCGGTTTATCGCCCATACCGCTGCACAACCGGCAATGACCATCAGTTGGGAAGATCCGGAATTAGATTTTACTACAAATGTACTTGGAACTTTTAATGTCCTTATGTCTGCAAGGGAGCATCAAATTCCAATAGCATCCTGTTCTTCTGTGCACGTCTATGGCCCCTGGATAAATGATACACTAATGGAGGATGAAACTCGCTTTACACGAGTCCCTTTGGACATCCGTGAAGATGACCTGATTATGAATGGAGGCAGGAACGGCCTCATTTCACCTCTTCATGCCTCCAAGGCGAGCGCTGAGCATTACGTGAAGGCATTTGCCGATATGTACGGCATCAAGGCAGCCACCTTTCGCTACACGGGCATATATGGACCCAGGCAGTTTGGAGGCGAGGACCATGGATGGGTCGCTAATTTTTGCATACGTAATGTGATGGGCTGGCCTGTTACGATCTTTGGCAATGGCAAACAGCTTCGTGACATCCTCTATGCAAGCGACGCTGCCGAGGCATTCCTGGCTTATCAAAGGAACCCTGTACCCGGCACATATAATATTGGCGGCGGTCAGAGACATATGATTTCCCTTTTAGAATGCATTAAACTCATAGACAAACTTTCGGGTCATAGGTCAGAGGTAAGGTTAGGACCAAAACGGACTGGCGACCTCTCCTATTTCGTATGCAACGTTGAACGTGTCCGTAAGACGTTAAATTGGCAGCCGAAGATCCTGCCAGAGGAGGGAGTCGGGCACCTTATCTCCTGGATTAAAGAGAATGCACACCTTTTCAGCGACTCTTCCCGGAAAAAGGATGAAAGGATAAAACAATGA
- a CDS encoding nucleotidyltransferase family protein → MKAMILAGGRGKRLQQHTKSYNKCMLPLMGKPLIQYSLENAVAAGMDSIVIVVGYCAEDIINCFGTDFQGTRIKYVIQSDRKGLVHAMECAREALDGSDFMLFLADEVFVSANHREMLKRFHKEDLFAICGVVCVEDRSQISKTYALMGDDQTNRIFRLIEKPRVAINNIMGTGNCVMRYEIFNYIKRTPINIERNEKELPDLIQCAVDEGQLVMYFDIGQGYFNINSPDDIALAEEQLHGRANSGKKVK, encoded by the coding sequence ATGAAGGCAATGATTCTTGCAGGGGGGCGCGGTAAAAGGCTTCAGCAGCATACAAAGAGTTACAATAAGTGTATGTTGCCGCTGATGGGTAAACCATTGATCCAGTATAGTCTCGAAAACGCCGTGGCCGCCGGTATGGACTCTATTGTCATCGTGGTAGGATACTGTGCAGAGGACATCATTAATTGCTTTGGCACTGACTTCCAGGGGACGCGCATAAAATATGTAATTCAAAGTGATCGCAAAGGACTTGTACATGCCATGGAGTGCGCCCGCGAGGCACTGGATGGTTCAGACTTCATGCTTTTCCTTGCAGACGAAGTCTTTGTCTCTGCCAACCATCGTGAGATGTTGAAGCGGTTCCATAAAGAAGATCTATTTGCCATCTGCGGGGTCGTATGCGTGGAGGACCGCTCGCAGATTTCCAAGACCTATGCCCTGATGGGAGACGACCAGACCAATCGTATTTTCAGGTTAATCGAGAAACCACGTGTCGCCATTAATAACATCATGGGGACAGGCAATTGTGTCATGCGATATGAAATATTCAATTACATCAAACGAACCCCGATCAATATTGAGCGCAACGAAAAGGAGTTGCCTGACCTGATCCAGTGCGCCGTAGATGAGGGGCAACTGGTCATGTACTTTGATATTGGTCAGGGCTATTTTAACATCAATTCCCCGGATGATATTGCCCTGGCAGAAGAACAGCTCCATGGCAGGGCTAATTCCGGTAAGAAAGTCAAGTGA
- a CDS encoding glycosyltransferase family 2 protein, producing MPGSIYHLTNSQWQVPEFQCLEFFSRRSDICVCTPVINEGERIKTLLERMRRLKLMDKVDVLIADGGSTDSSLEEENLRAMGMRTLLTKVGPGKLSAQMRMAMAYGIEQGYTGFVFIDGNNKDDPEAIPRFISRLEEGYDFVQGSRHMPGGRGINTPPTRHYGVKYLHAPLISLAARRRFTDTTNGFRAYSSRLLLDPRVQPFRDVFWSYEILFYLAISASRLGFRVTEIPTTRAYPHNEKTPTKISPLRGSINLLKILIQAVFIGYNPSKRIKW from the coding sequence ATGCCCGGCTCGATCTATCATCTGACAAATAGTCAATGGCAAGTCCCTGAATTCCAATGCCTCGAGTTTTTCAGCAGGCGTTCGGACATCTGTGTCTGTACCCCGGTCATCAATGAAGGGGAACGCATCAAAACCCTTCTTGAGCGTATGCGCCGTCTTAAACTTATGGATAAAGTTGATGTATTGATCGCTGACGGTGGCAGCACAGATAGTTCCCTTGAAGAAGAGAATCTGCGCGCCATGGGGATGCGCACGTTATTGACCAAAGTGGGGCCAGGCAAGCTCAGCGCCCAGATGCGAATGGCCATGGCCTATGGAATTGAACAGGGATATACCGGATTCGTGTTTATTGACGGAAATAATAAGGACGACCCCGAGGCGATTCCACGGTTTATCTCCAGGTTAGAGGAGGGGTATGATTTTGTTCAGGGCTCGCGTCACATGCCGGGAGGTCGTGGTATTAATACTCCTCCAACCAGACATTACGGAGTTAAATACCTCCACGCGCCGCTTATATCTTTGGCTGCCCGGAGAAGGTTCACGGATACGACGAATGGCTTTCGTGCTTACAGCAGTCGTCTTCTTCTAGATCCCCGTGTGCAACCATTCCGGGACGTCTTCTGGTCCTATGAGATACTTTTCTATCTCGCGATCAGTGCCTCTCGGCTTGGTTTCAGGGTGACGGAGATTCCGACGACGCGCGCTTATCCTCATAATGAAAAGACGCCAACGAAAATCAGTCCCCTTCGAGGCAGTATAAATCTTCTGAAGATTCTGATACAAGCCGTATTCATAGGATACAACCCCAGTAAACGGATCAAATGGTAA
- a CDS encoding glycosyltransferase family 39 protein has protein sequence MVKNRAILSSFTNYTYTRVFGKVFIFILLLILLVTRNTQDVAERMFWLDEVYDFIAINKPFWEIPKFTIKGAFTQPPLFYWIGHFVVRIGTDPLTLRSISLASYVAMIGFVIFALREFQFATRVFLCFVLIMSPFGAYATTEFRPYALAALCILISSVFFYRAIKQPERWLSAILYGLAALAAQYSLTLNSLTFGLQMAFLIMTIVYYGYKEGFRQTLHKYKPLIIVSVPLCIEYAFLLNAIMQTGLKLFPAPQFHLINYIKALLRNIIVLKEDIILIRSWAISFAPAFLLLGCITGMRKYRWITVYLILLFGGQFLYSTFLTYSRIDYPAPQRYFVASYVAFSLLCAIGAEYFFQHLNRRTSVLIVTCLLVTALPGSIIGYAISLKTPGFNPITEAIDGMRCRSRPTVVLTDPGRNAFVAWYAYRNDPLMMIPHQIKNMFPFITVSVSEIYNAASEKHCFILIEGPQGKVDKGAVYKTLSALPGYAHERYSIRPGHVIPDSAWLFTPLELKANMEKQK, from the coding sequence ATGGTAAAAAACAGAGCGATACTTTCAAGTTTTACAAACTATACATACACCAGAGTATTTGGAAAGGTTTTTATTTTCATCCTTTTGCTTATATTATTAGTAACCAGAAATACACAGGATGTGGCAGAAAGGATGTTCTGGTTGGATGAAGTATATGATTTTATCGCCATAAATAAACCATTTTGGGAAATCCCTAAATTTACGATCAAGGGTGCTTTTACGCAGCCACCTCTATTTTACTGGATTGGGCACTTTGTGGTCAGAATTGGCACTGACCCGTTGACGCTTCGAAGTATTTCCCTGGCATCCTATGTGGCCATGATCGGTTTTGTAATTTTTGCACTCCGGGAATTTCAGTTTGCGACACGGGTATTTTTATGCTTTGTCCTTATCATGAGCCCATTTGGGGCATATGCCACTACAGAGTTTCGCCCATATGCCCTTGCGGCTTTGTGCATCCTTATTTCAAGCGTATTTTTTTATCGTGCTATAAAACAGCCAGAACGGTGGTTATCAGCAATTTTGTATGGCCTGGCAGCTTTGGCTGCACAATACTCACTGACGCTTAATAGCTTGACATTTGGGCTTCAAATGGCTTTTTTAATAATGACTATTGTATATTATGGTTATAAAGAGGGATTTAGGCAAACACTTCACAAATATAAACCGTTAATTATTGTTTCTGTACCACTTTGTATTGAATATGCCTTTTTATTAAATGCAATAATGCAGACAGGTTTAAAATTGTTTCCAGCACCTCAGTTTCATTTGATTAATTACATAAAAGCTCTTTTAAGAAATATCATAGTGCTGAAAGAGGATATTATTCTTATACGTTCATGGGCAATATCCTTCGCTCCGGCATTTTTACTTTTAGGATGTATAACAGGCATGCGTAAGTATAGATGGATAACAGTATATTTAATACTTCTATTTGGGGGACAGTTTCTTTATTCCACATTCTTGACTTATTCTCGCATTGATTATCCTGCACCACAACGCTATTTTGTTGCGTCATATGTTGCATTTTCCCTGCTTTGCGCAATAGGAGCCGAGTATTTTTTCCAACATCTGAATAGAAGAACATCTGTTCTTATAGTTACTTGCCTGTTGGTCACAGCTCTTCCCGGAAGCATAATAGGGTATGCCATATCTCTGAAAACACCTGGGTTTAATCCGATCACTGAAGCAATTGACGGGATGCGGTGCAGGAGCCGTCCAACAGTCGTCCTGACTGATCCCGGGCGTAATGCCTTTGTTGCCTGGTATGCATATCGTAATGACCCGCTTATGATGATCCCTCACCAGATTAAAAATATGTTCCCCTTTATCACTGTCTCTGTCAGTGAGATTTACAATGCTGCTTCAGAAAAGCACTGCTTCATTCTTATAGAAGGACCCCAGGGGAAAGTAGATAAGGGAGCTGTATACAAAACCCTGTCTGCACTCCCTGGTTACGCGCATGAAAGGTACTCAATAAGGCCGGGTCATGTGATACCTGATTCGGCATGGTTGTTTACTCCGTTAGAATTAAAGGCTAATATGGAGAAACAAAAATGA